TCTTCCAGCGTAAACAGCCGGTGCACCTGATCGCCGCAGTTGCGGCAGACGAGAATTGTCTCGGTGCCACCCTTTGCACGGGGGATCAGGTGGTGCTCCTCCTGATGCCGTTCGGGCGTCAGGCGTCCGCAAATGCTGCAGGGTAAGGCCGGCATTTCCTTTAATTAACGACTCTTTT
This genomic stretch from Verrucomicrobiota bacterium JB022 harbors:
- a CDS encoding HNH endonuclease; the encoded protein is MPALPCSICGRLTPERHQEEHHLIPRAKGGTETILVCRNCGDQVHRLFTLEELAAHYYTVERLRAHEGVQRWVRWVRRQPGFEFAMKTKKKRRG